The stretch of DNA ATACATGCTGGGCCTGTTGGCCGGGGCGCTCCTTCGGCGCCGCTACGACCGCCCTGTTTTGGCAGCACTTACCTTTCTGCTTGCCTCCTGCGGCATCGGCCTGTCCGGTCTTTGGTCTTCCCTTTGGGCCGTGTGGATCGGCTTCGGTGCGCTCTTCGGAATCGCGAACGGCATCGGCTATGCGCTCAGCCTTGAGACCGCACAAGATGCAATGCCCCATAGGCCGGGCCTGGCAACCGGATTCGCGGTCACATCGTACACGGTAGGCTCGCTGATCGCCGCCCCCTTGTTCGGCTGGGGAATTGCCCACGTGGGACCCCTAAGCACTCTTCGCGCCACGGGGGTTCTGATGGTGCCAATAGGCGTTGCCGTCGTCGCCATGCTGCTTGCCTCGGCGTCAGCGCGCGATGTCAATCATCGCGTTCCAATGGAACCGGGCCGTCGAACGGCCAGCTTATTCTGGCTGCTATGGTCCGGCGTGCTGTTCAGCAGTCTCACGGGATTGCTGGTGCTTGGGCACGCGGCCGCAATCGCGCAATCGGTCGGTCAATCCGCTGAATTGTCGGCTTTCACGGTGAGCCTCGTCGCGGCGAGCAGTTGTGCGGGCCGATTGGCGGGCGGCTGGGCGGGCGATAAGGGCTCGCCCACGCGACAGGCGAGCCTTTTGCAAATTCTCGGCGGCGCCGGCGTGCTTCTCGTCGCCGTCCTTCCCGACCCCGCCATGGCCGCCGCCGGCCTGGCACTTGCCGCCGTGGGCTATGGCTGGATGGCGAGTGCCTACCCCATCATTGTCACGAAATTATACGGAATCGAGAGCTTGACGATCGTTTACAGCCGTATCAACACCGCGTGGGGCATCGCCGGGATCGCCGCATCCTATGCCGGCGGGTTCCTCTTCGACATGTTCGGCAGCTATCGCCTTGCCCTTGCCTTGGCTGCTGCAAGTGCTGTCTGTGCCGCGATATCGCTCGGGCTCGTTAAAATCGCGAGAACCGGCCCGGAAACGGGGAACGAGCTTTCCTGACGATCCATCCGTCAGCGGGCTAAGTGACCTTTCAACCGAGCGCGCCCCGGATGTCGCTTACGACCCGCCGTTCTCGGCCAGGGGGTCGAGGCCGAGCTGACCGAGATCCGCGCGCAGTCGCGCTGGATCCTTGGAAGCAAGCGCTGCCTCGATCGCACCATGGGCCGCCTTCCATAGCGGATATGCCGCGGCGAGGAGTGCTCGACCCGCGGGCATGAGGACGAGGCGTCGGCTGCGTCTGTCCATTTCGTCGACCCGGACCTCGACGAGGCGACGGCGTTGAAGCGATTTCAGGACCGCGGTCAGCGTGGTCCGGTCCATTCCCAGGAGTGCCGCGACTTCCCCCATTACCGGCGGATGGGGCCGGTTCAACGACATCAGCAACGAGAACTGACCGTGGGTGAGGCCGAGTGGGCGAAAGACCCCATCGAACCGCCGCGCCAGCGCACGGGCAGCACGCTGCACATAGAGGCAAAGGCAGCTACTACGGACCTCAATCGTCTTCTCGAACGGGAAAGAAGATCGCACCGTCGTTCGCCTTGGCGCTCGCGTGGAAATGCGCGTTGACATGGGTTAATTATGTTGATATCAACGTATTTGTCAAGAGACGGAGGAGGATATGACCAAGATGAGTTCAGTCGTGCATTTCGAGATGCCCTACGAAGAGCGGAATCGGATGGCTAAATTCTACCGGACCGTCTTCGGCTGGCAGACCGAGATGCTGGGTGAAGAGATGGGTAATTACGTACTTGCCACGACGGCTGAGATGAACGGGTGCGCCCCCAAGGAACCAGGCCGAATCAATGGTGGATTCTACCCCAAAAAGGCTGAGTGGCCGGCGCAATACCCATCCGTCGTCATCGCGGTCGAAAACATAAAAGCGGCGATGAAGGGCGTGAGCGAAGCGGGTGGGAAAGTGCTGGGAGAGCCGATGGAAATTCCGGGTATTGGCCAGTACGTCTCTTTCTTCGACACAGAAGGCAATCGCGTGAGCATGCTGCAGCCAAAAGCGCGCGATTAAAGCGAAGCGAATGGCGCCAATCCGGAAAACAAGCTCACGCCCCTGGCCCGACCACGGGGCCGGAAAGGCGCCATAATTCGCAACACTTCGAAGAGCCCGGTTTTCGGGTACGCCCCGCCGTAACGCTTCTCAGCGCCCCTTCCCTATTCCCCCTCCGGAATTGAAGGGTATATTAACGCGAGCGAAACGATGGGGTCCGCGCGTCATGAGCATTGCCGCAACGAAAACTGCACCGGTTGGTCTCGCAAACGAGCCGATACTGCTCCGCAAGGACGCGGACGGCGTCACCACGCTGACGCTGAACCGTCCGAAGCAATACAACTCGCTGTCGGAGGCCATGCTGGACGAGCTTCTGGCGGCATTCGAGGCGATCGCGAAGGAAGAGCAGGTGCGTGTGGTCGTCCTTGCGGGGAACGGTGCGGCCTTTTGCGCCGGGCACGATCTCAAGGAGATGCGCGCAAGGCGGGATCAGGATTATTACCGCGCCCTCTTCGCAAAATGTGGGCGCATGATGCAGGCGATCACGCACCTGCCCCAGCCCGTCATCGCCCGCGTGCACGGGATCGCGGCTGCGGCGGGATGTCAGCTCGTCGCGCAGTGCGATCTTGCGGTCGCGTCCAAGGCGGCGAAGTTCGCGACCTCTGGCATCAACGTTGCCCTTTTTTGCTCGACCCCCGCCGTGGCCCTCACGCGCAACGTGACGCGCAAGCAGAGCTTCGAAATGCTGATGACGGGCGAATTCATATCGGCCGACGAAGCGGTCGAGCGCGGCCTCGTCAACCATGCGGTCGAGGCCGAAGCGCTCGACGAGGCGGTCGCCACGCTCGCCCGGAAGATCATCTCCAAATCGCCGGTCGCGGTCCGGATGGGCAAGGCCATGTTCTACAAGCAAAGCGAGCTTGGCCTCGCCGCGGCTTACGACTATGCGGGCGAGGTGATGGCGTGCAACATGATGGCCGAGGACGTCGCCGACGGCATCGACGCGTTCGCGTCGAAGAAGCCCGCTCCCGATTGGAAGGGACGTTGAGCGGCATCCGTCCCCCTCCCCTCACCCGACGGCCGAGGTTTAGAGACCCATGAGCGACGTGATCGACCGCGAAAACTATTCCGACGAATACCTCCTCGACATCCTGAAGAACAACCGTGTTGTCGCCATGGTGGGGGCGTCCCCCAACTGGAACCGGCCGAGTTCCTTCGCGATGAAATACCTTCAGTCCAAAGGCTACCGCGTCATTCCCGTGAACCCGGTCGCACTCGGCCAGGAAATCCTCGGCGAGAAAGTCTATGCGAATCTCAAAGAAATCCCCGTCAAGGTCGACATCGTCGATATCTTCCGGAGATCGGAAGCGGTACCGCCGATCGTCGACGATGCGATCGCGATCGGCGCCAAGGTCGTGTGGATGCAGCTCGGCGTCCGACACGACGAGGCGGCCGCCAAGGCCGAGCGAGCAGGCCTCAAGGTCGTGATGAACCGATGCATGAAGATCGAATTCGGCCGCCTCTCGGGCGAGCTGTCCTGGAGCGGGATCAACTCCGGCATCATCTCGAGCAAGCGGCGCAAGCTCATCGCGTGAGCGGCAGGAAATCCGGGGAAGGGTATCGGGCATGACAAAAAGGAACGACGCCTACGGCTTCGAGACCCGTGCGATCCACGCAGGGGCGCAGCCCGATCCCGTCACGGGTGCGCGCAACACGCCGATCTACCAAACCAACGCCTACGTGTTCGACGATGTGGATCACGCCGCCTCGCTCTTCAACCTTCAAACCTTCGGCTATATCTACACGCGCCTCACGAATCCGACCGTTGCGGTCCTCGAGGAGCGTGTCGCGAACCTCGAGGGCGGGCGCGGTGCGGTCGCGTGTGCGACCGGTCACGCATCGCAGCTCCTCGCCCTCTTTTCCCTCATGCAACCGGGCGACGAGTTCATTTCCTCGCGCTATCTCTATGGCGGCTCGATTACGCAATTCGTCCACACCTTCAAAAAATTCGGCTGGCACGTGCATCTGGTCGACCCGCACGACCCGGAAAACTTTCGTCGCGCCCTCACCCCCAAATGCAAGGCGATCTTCGGCGAGCAGCTCACCAACCCCGGCGGGGTCGTGATCGATCTCGAAGCGATTGCCAAGATCGCCCACGAGGCGGGCATTCCCTTCATCGTGGACAACACGATCGGCAGCCCCTATCTCTCGCAGCCACTCGCGTGGGGTGCGGATATCGTGACCCATTCGATGACCAAATTCCTCGGCGGGCACGGCACCTCGATGGGCGGCATCGTGGTCGAGTCGGGCAAGTTCGATTGGGGACAAAACGACAAATTCCCGACCATGACCCAGCCGGACCCCGCCTATCACGGCCTCACCTTCTACGAGACCTTCGGCGACTTCGGCTACACGATGAAGACGCGCGCCGTTGGC from Alphaproteobacteria bacterium encodes:
- a CDS encoding MFS transporter yields the protein MSEHRFHDRSSRAKQSIQYMPLPQPRPGRRAALAAATLMMFSIGTLFAWSVFVDPLQNLFGQSRAAVSAVFSIATAGYMLGLLAGALLRRRYDRPVLAALTFLLASCGIGLSGLWSSLWAVWIGFGALFGIANGIGYALSLETAQDAMPHRPGLATGFAVTSYTVGSLIAAPLFGWGIAHVGPLSTLRATGVLMVPIGVAVVAMLLASASARDVNHRVPMEPGRRTASLFWLLWSGVLFSSLTGLLVLGHAAAIAQSVGQSAELSAFTVSLVAASSCAGRLAGGWAGDKGSPTRQASLLQILGGAGVLLVAVLPDPAMAAAGLALAAVGYGWMASAYPIIVTKLYGIESLTIVYSRINTAWGIAGIAASYAGGFLFDMFGSYRLALALAAASAVCAAISLGLVKIARTGPETGNELS
- a CDS encoding MarR family winged helix-turn-helix transcriptional regulator; its protein translation is MSTRISTRAPRRTTVRSSFPFEKTIEVRSSCLCLYVQRAARALARRFDGVFRPLGLTHGQFSLLMSLNRPHPPVMGEVAALLGMDRTTLTAVLKSLQRRRLVEVRVDEMDRRSRRLVLMPAGRALLAAAYPLWKAAHGAIEAALASKDPARLRADLGQLGLDPLAENGGS
- a CDS encoding enoyl-CoA hydratase, whose translation is MSIAATKTAPVGLANEPILLRKDADGVTTLTLNRPKQYNSLSEAMLDELLAAFEAIAKEEQVRVVVLAGNGAAFCAGHDLKEMRARRDQDYYRALFAKCGRMMQAITHLPQPVIARVHGIAAAAGCQLVAQCDLAVASKAAKFATSGINVALFCSTPAVALTRNVTRKQSFEMLMTGEFISADEAVERGLVNHAVEAEALDEAVATLARKIISKSPVAVRMGKAMFYKQSELGLAAAYDYAGEVMACNMMAEDVADGIDAFASKKPAPDWKGR
- a CDS encoding VOC family protein, which codes for MTKMSSVVHFEMPYEERNRMAKFYRTVFGWQTEMLGEEMGNYVLATTAEMNGCAPKEPGRINGGFYPKKAEWPAQYPSVVIAVENIKAAMKGVSEAGGKVLGEPMEIPGIGQYVSFFDTEGNRVSMLQPKARD
- a CDS encoding O-acetylhomoserine aminocarboxypropyltransferase; its protein translation is MTKRNDAYGFETRAIHAGAQPDPVTGARNTPIYQTNAYVFDDVDHAASLFNLQTFGYIYTRLTNPTVAVLEERVANLEGGRGAVACATGHASQLLALFSLMQPGDEFISSRYLYGGSITQFVHTFKKFGWHVHLVDPHDPENFRRALTPKCKAIFGEQLTNPGGVVIDLEAIAKIAHEAGIPFIVDNTIGSPYLSQPLAWGADIVTHSMTKFLGGHGTSMGGIVVESGKFDWGQNDKFPTMTQPDPAYHGLTFYETFGDFGYTMKTRAVGLRDLGPSLSPLNAFMILTGIESLPVRMERHVSNAQKIADYLEGHPAVAWVSYAGLKSSRYYELAKKYLPKGAGSVFTFGVKGGYEAGVRVVENVQIFSHLANVGDTRSLILHPASTTHRQLTDEQRATAGAGPDVVRLSIGLETVEDLIRDLDQALAIALRRGKKAAE
- a CDS encoding CoA-binding protein yields the protein MSDVIDRENYSDEYLLDILKNNRVVAMVGASPNWNRPSSFAMKYLQSKGYRVIPVNPVALGQEILGEKVYANLKEIPVKVDIVDIFRRSEAVPPIVDDAIAIGAKVVWMQLGVRHDEAAAKAERAGLKVVMNRCMKIEFGRLSGELSWSGINSGIISSKRRKLIA